The Agromyces marinus genome window below encodes:
- a CDS encoding nucleotide disphospho-sugar-binding domain-containing protein, with protein sequence MSLLVISPDYASHLLPLATIATAWRNRGERVVVASGPATSGIVEEFGFECHDLRLGRGSNPGVISADAQPADEGDSLRGFFEATRQGAVATLRYQAAERSTDLMWRPVESARATMRAVDEVRPRHVIVDHLAFSARLGLQTAGVPYGDVVLGHPSALPVGDEVYGVPPAWPRAIAPEPAELADLRRLCERVSERFAEEWNLAAAELDPGHVPVEDAFASHGPLVLYNSPAALADDDRLRLLPRHRFLGSTLRSERVDADVVEWVGRSAPYAYVSLGSFLSVRGDVLRRIADALRSLGLPAAIATGSTPAGDLGDLPADWLVRDYLPQVRLLGSAAVAVSHGGNNSVTESIGSGVPLVVLPLSTDQFAGAASVERSGFGVALDPNTATAREIADALRRMLDLPPEARTRLEALAAGQAARPGPEVAFDALTA encoded by the coding sequence ATGAGCCTGCTCGTGATCAGCCCCGACTACGCATCCCACCTGCTGCCGCTCGCCACGATCGCGACGGCGTGGCGGAACCGCGGCGAGCGCGTGGTCGTGGCGAGCGGCCCCGCGACATCCGGCATCGTCGAGGAGTTCGGGTTCGAATGCCACGACCTGCGACTCGGCAGGGGGTCGAACCCGGGCGTGATCTCGGCCGACGCCCAACCGGCCGACGAAGGCGACTCGCTGCGCGGCTTCTTCGAGGCGACCCGGCAGGGCGCCGTCGCGACACTGCGCTACCAGGCGGCCGAGCGATCGACCGACCTCATGTGGCGACCCGTCGAGTCGGCCCGCGCGACCATGCGCGCCGTCGACGAGGTGCGGCCGAGGCACGTCATCGTCGACCACCTGGCCTTCAGCGCACGGCTCGGGCTGCAGACCGCGGGCGTCCCGTACGGCGACGTCGTGCTCGGGCACCCGAGTGCGCTGCCCGTCGGCGACGAGGTCTACGGCGTGCCGCCGGCATGGCCGCGTGCGATCGCGCCGGAACCGGCGGAGCTCGCCGACCTCCGCCGCCTGTGCGAGCGCGTCTCCGAGCGGTTCGCCGAGGAATGGAACCTGGCCGCCGCCGAGCTGGATCCCGGCCACGTCCCGGTGGAGGACGCGTTCGCGAGCCACGGCCCGCTCGTGCTGTACAACTCCCCGGCCGCGCTCGCGGACGACGACCGCCTGCGCCTGCTGCCCCGGCATCGCTTCCTCGGCTCGACGCTGCGCTCCGAGCGCGTCGACGCCGACGTCGTCGAGTGGGTCGGGCGGAGCGCCCCGTACGCGTACGTGAGCCTCGGCAGCTTCCTGTCGGTGCGCGGTGACGTGCTGCGGCGTATCGCCGACGCGCTGCGGAGCCTCGGCCTGCCTGCGGCGATCGCGACGGGGTCGACGCCGGCGGGCGACCTCGGGGACCTCCCCGCCGACTGGTTGGTGCGGGACTACCTGCCGCAGGTGCGGCTGCTGGGCTCCGCCGCGGTCGCGGTGTCGCACGGCGGCAACAACTCGGTGACCGAGTCGATCGGCTCGGGCGTTCCGCTCGTCGTGCTGCCCCTCTCGACCGACCAGTTCGCGGGTGCGGCCTCGGTCGAGCGCAGCGGATTCGGCGTCGCGCTCGACCCGAACACCGCGACGGCGCGCGAGATCGCCGATGCGCTGCGCCGGATGCTCGACCTCCCGCCGGAGGCGCGGACTCGTCTCGAGGCCCTCGCGGCGGGTCAGGCCGCGAGACCCGGGCCCGAGGTCGCGTTCGACGCCCTCACCGCCTGA
- a CDS encoding galactosyltransferase-related protein translates to MTNLVVIPWRAAPSRIDAFERLLAWYARELPEFRVETIDGGDDAFVLAGARNLAVAGLADPDDVVVINDADTLPHPDPLRKAVDAAATSGRVHLPYTSYRWLGPDGSAELAAGADPADCTHELVHGACSGVYVTTRRTWESHGGQDERFRGWGFEDSAWLLAHETLLGVGPQRHDGTVYALHHVPEPRVGEQYDRNAELMARYRAAAGDPEAMRALVAEGQAVRASNATSGPGLAA, encoded by the coding sequence GTGACCAACCTCGTCGTCATCCCGTGGCGCGCCGCTCCGTCCCGCATCGACGCGTTCGAGCGACTCCTCGCGTGGTACGCCCGCGAGCTCCCCGAGTTCCGCGTCGAGACGATCGACGGCGGCGACGACGCCTTCGTGCTCGCCGGGGCGCGCAACCTCGCAGTGGCCGGCCTCGCCGATCCCGACGACGTCGTCGTCATCAACGACGCCGACACCCTCCCCCACCCGGATCCGCTGCGCAAGGCCGTCGATGCGGCTGCGACGAGCGGGCGGGTGCACCTGCCGTACACGTCCTACCGCTGGCTGGGCCCCGACGGTTCGGCCGAACTCGCGGCGGGCGCGGACCCCGCCGACTGCACGCACGAGCTCGTGCACGGCGCCTGCTCGGGCGTCTACGTCACCACCCGGCGCACCTGGGAGTCGCACGGCGGCCAGGACGAGCGGTTCCGCGGATGGGGCTTCGAGGACTCCGCCTGGCTGCTCGCACACGAGACGCTGCTCGGCGTCGGGCCGCAGCGGCACGACGGCACCGTGTACGCGCTGCACCACGTGCCCGAGCCGCGCGTCGGCGAGCAGTACGACCGCAATGCCGAACTCATGGCGCGGTATCGCGCCGCCGCCGGCGACCCGGAGGCGATGCGGGCGCTCGTCGCCGAGGGTCAGGCGGTGAGGGCGTCGAACGCGACCTCGGGCCCGGGTCTCGCGGCCTGA